GCGATATCGTGTTCGCAGTTGCGGGTTGGGACTTTTTCGATTTCATCTTCTACCCCTGAGTACTTGCCCGGCGATTAAGGTGTAGCGCACAAATTTAGATTTCAAAAGGACTTATATGGCTCAAATGTCAAGACCTTTCGCGTGCATGATGTCGAGTACGGTGCAACCTGTCGAGCGTACCCTCATCTGGTTAGGGAAATGGAATAAGCGTAGTACAGGTCTCGCTCATACTACACGTGTGAGTGGTGCCTTGGCTACTCGTACATCCGGCGGCATCGATAAATTTCGTAAAACACCGGAAATCCGCGGCGCGTGAGCATGGCCAGATATTGCACCACCATTATTAAAAAGCAGGAAATGACGGAAAGGCGAAGGTAGCGACGGCGAATGCGGGTCTGGTCGCGCCGCCCGACCGAATGCATCACATAGGACAGACCGCCGGCTGCAAAAATGACCAGAGGCTCACGCAAGCGGACGACTCGGGGATTTACGGACAGCGCCGAGATCGTGAACGCATAGTCCGCTCCAACCGTGAACGACAGGTCGTAGCGGAGGTCGGCGACCGCCAGACGCCGATAGACCATGGCCTGGTGATGGGTGAACATGCCGTACCAGACGGTCCGGTGCGATCTGGCCGGCTTCAGCAGCAGGGTCCCCCCGGAGGTGCGCTCCAGGGCGTCGCAGTACAGGAAATCGGGCGAGGCGCTCGCCCGTATCTCCGCCGCGAGCCGCCCCAGGCTGTCGGGCGACGCCAACTCGTCGCCGGCGTTGAGGAACAGCAGGTAGTCGCCGGTCGCGGCGGCCATGCCGATGTTCATGGCATCGTAGAGGCCCTGGTCGGGTCCGGAGCGCCACCACGCGATCTCGGGGGCGAAGCGGACGATGTCGTCGCGGGTGCCGTCCTCCGACCCGCCGTCGACGACGATCCAGGCGAAATCCCGAAAGGATTGGCGGCGCAGGCTCGACCTCGTCCGCCTCAGTCCCTCACGGTCGTCGAGCACCACCGTGACGATGCTGAACAGCGGAGGGGGCGATGCGTCGTTTCTCATCGGTCGGTCAGCACGAACACGGCCGCCGCGGCGACGGCCAGCTGACTCAGCAGGCCGCCGACATTCTGGGTGAACCGGAAGAAGTGGAACGGCTCCGGGTCCCGGGGCACGATGATGGTCGATCCGGGCACCAGGGTCGTCTGCTCGTGGTTCCAGAAGCTGATCTTGAGGGGCTGGGCGCTGCCGTCCGGCTTCAGCACGAACGCGCGCGACGAGTCGGCGTACTGGGTCATGCCGCCGGCTTCCCCGATATAGTCGTCCGCGTCCTTCGCGGGGGAGAATTGCAGGCTGGCGGGGGCGAGCACCTCCCCCGTGACGGTGACGGTCAGCGGGCGCTTCGGAAAGAAGATGCGGTCCCCGGGTTCGAGAACGATGTCCAGCTCCGGGCGGAGCGCAAGCCTTGCCGGGTCCGCCTCAACCGTGATCCGCCCGATGGGCTGGGCATCGCGGAACTCGCTCGACAGGGTGCGCGCCCGCTCGATCTGCGCGGCCGGCGGCGGGTCCGGCCGCGCCAGGACGACCGAGATGTCGCGCTCGATGTTGCGGGCGATGGCCGCGAAGGACTCGGCCTGCTGGCGGCGCACGCTCTCCCGCGCGAAGATCGCGCCGGCCGGATATGCCTGATCCGTCAGCCCGCCGGCCCGCTTCAGCAGGGACGACAGTCGCTCCCCGCGGATCACGTCGAAGCTGCCGGGGCGCTTGACCTCGCCTTCGATGGTGACGGCATAGGGCTCCCGGTCGCTGAAGAGGGGGTCGACCCGGACGGAGTCGCCGGGACCGACGGCCGCCGCGAGCCCGTTGGCCGCGTCGAGGGATACGACCCGCCGGGCGCTGGTCACGGATCCGGGATCTCCCGTCGGTTCCCGGGCGGTGATCTCCACGCTGTTGCGGTCAGCCATATCGTTCAGTCCGCCCGCCGCCGAGAGGAGCAGGTCCAGGCCGACGCTTCCGTCGACCGGGTAGGCGCCCGGTTCCCGGACGGCGCCCCGGACATCGACGGAACGGTCGGCCAGCAGGGTCAGGAGGGCAGGAGGCGCCGTCTCGCCGGGAACGGCGCCCGCGCCGGCCGGTGCCGGTCCGGCCGGGCCGGCTCCTCCGGGGAGCACGCCTCTGGACGCCACCGCCGACCGGATCTCCGCGAAGGAGAACAGCCTCACCGTGTCGCCGTCGGCGAGCGGGCGGTCCGATATTCCCTGGATTATCTCATGCGGCGAAAAGGTGATCAGCCGCCCGGTCAGGCGCCGCCGGTCATATCGCTCGATCACGCCGAACAACGGGTATAGCCCGTTGAGCGCCTGGCTGCTGTCGCCGAGAAGCGAGCGTAGCGACGGCGCCTGGGACAGCAGCCGCGTGCCCGGAAACTTCGCGTGGCCTGCCAGTTCGATCCGGGGCGAAACCGGGTCGACGATATCGCCGCCTTCGGCACCCGCCGCGGCGGAGGCGCTTCCCCCGCGCGATGCCGCGTTCGACACCACGCCAAGACCCTGCGGGCCGCCGCCCGCCGCGCGCGACAGGGTGGCCAGATCCGACCGGTCGGCCGCCGGGTATAGACCAGGCCTGAGGACGCCCCGCATCAGCACCGCATGTTCCATCGCGAAGGCAAGCAGGTCGGGGTGATCGTCGAAGACCCGGGGGCACGGCATCGTCGAAGGCGCCAGGTCCTTCGCGGCCCGGGCCAGCGGCCCGCGGGCAAGCACGCCCTTCGGATCGCCCGAAAGCCGGCGCGCCAGCACCTCGATGCCCGCGCACTCCGCCGGATCGCGGCTCCGGCCATCCCGGCGCAACAGGTCGAGGACCGGTCGGGAGGACAGGAATCCGACATCCGACGATCCCAGCACGATGAGGGTATCATCGCCGCC
This Skermanella mucosa DNA region includes the following protein-coding sequences:
- a CDS encoding glycosyltransferase, whose protein sequence is MRNDASPPPLFSIVTVVLDDREGLRRTRSSLRRQSFRDFAWIVVDGGSEDGTRDDIVRFAPEIAWWRSGPDQGLYDAMNIGMAAATGDYLLFLNAGDELASPDSLGRLAAEIRASASPDFLYCDALERTSGGTLLLKPARSHRTVWYGMFTHHQAMVYRRLAVADLRYDLSFTVGADYAFTISALSVNPRVVRLREPLVIFAAGGLSYVMHSVGRRDQTRIRRRYLRLSVISCFLIMVVQYLAMLTRRGFPVFYEIYRCRRMYE
- a CDS encoding SLBB domain-containing protein; its protein translation is MIPSALALLCLVGSAIGADRNAAGGRLPTESAGPVSPIEAAFGRRAGTPLKLYGYDLFDPRPGKVPPSFGTAQNDYLLGPGDELRITIHGAAYPSSRRYAVDSNGDVVLHHLRPLRAAGRTIADLRRQLEAEVTLSMAGHEAFLSLEGMRRMGIMVTGAVKSPGRHEVSGSGTLLDALLAAGGVDRLGSLRTILLIRGGTSRTVDFYGLLQGLDGSDPALRDGDRIVVPPIGPTVAVAGEVKRPGIYELPPAAQADGAPMSVTDALALAGGPIQPAPVRIVRFALGIDGAEAPDEAIRDPGEPDARPVAAGDLLIVSPARDHRRGTVTITGHVRQPGPRALAEAESLASLIGSVDLLPDPYLPFAALETTDPGSLARVLSPVDLQAVLDGRSDRLLGGDDTLIVLGSSDVGFLSSRPVLDLLRRDGRSRDPAECAGIEVLARRLSGDPKGVLARGPLARAAKDLAPSTMPCPRVFDDHPDLLAFAMEHAVLMRGVLRPGLYPAADRSDLATLSRAAGGGPQGLGVVSNAASRGGSASAAAGAEGGDIVDPVSPRIELAGHAKFPGTRLLSQAPSLRSLLGDSSQALNGLYPLFGVIERYDRRRLTGRLITFSPHEIIQGISDRPLADGDTVRLFSFAEIRSAVASRGVLPGGAGPAGPAPAGAGAVPGETAPPALLTLLADRSVDVRGAVREPGAYPVDGSVGLDLLLSAAGGLNDMADRNSVEITAREPTGDPGSVTSARRVVSLDAANGLAAAVGPGDSVRVDPLFSDREPYAVTIEGEVKRPGSFDVIRGERLSSLLKRAGGLTDQAYPAGAIFARESVRRQQAESFAAIARNIERDISVVLARPDPPPAAQIERARTLSSEFRDAQPIGRITVEADPARLALRPELDIVLEPGDRIFFPKRPLTVTVTGEVLAPASLQFSPAKDADDYIGEAGGMTQYADSSRAFVLKPDGSAQPLKISFWNHEQTTLVPGSTIIVPRDPEPFHFFRFTQNVGGLLSQLAVAAAAVFVLTDR